From candidate division WOR-3 bacterium:
CACTGCAGAGATCTTCATCAACCCGGGCAACAGGCTGGAGTGTTTCAATCTTATCCTGCTTTAACAGCGACAAGACTGAGAACGCCGCTTTGCGGGCGTCGATGAGTGTGTCACGGACCGCAGCGGGGAAAGTGGCGGAACCTGCTGTGAAGATCCCCCGGGGTAAGTCAGTATTACCCAGAGAGGAATTTTCAAAGAGTATCGGAAAATCACCATTGAGTTTGATTCCTAATTTTTCAAACGTCTCTTTATCAGGGGTGAAACCGGTGCTTAACACCACTGCATCGGCTTCGATTTCAAGCAACTCATTTGTGTAGAGGTCTTCAGATCTGACCACGAGTTTTCCATTACGCTGTAATATCTCAGAAGGTTTTCCTTTTATAAAGGTTACACCACGTTCCCTCAATTTATTATACAGATATTCAAAAGTACCGCTGCTGCGCATATCCATCGCCGCCACATAGACCTGAGTTTGAGGAAGACGATCAGTGATCAATTTCGCCTCTTTTAAGCCGAGAAAACAGCAGATTTTGGAACAATAGGGCAGATGCTTTGAATCCCGTGAGCCGACGCAGTAGACGATAACGACTTTTTCGGGCTTTAGTTCTTCTGAAGTGACCGCACGTTCGAACTCAAGCGTCGTCATCACGCCGGGATAACGACCATATCCGTATTCTTCAACATTACAGGCGTCATAATAATTAAGACCGGTGGCAACAACGACGGCACCCGCCGTAATCTCCTTTTCCGAGATTTTGTTTTCCAGTTCAATCTTCCCTTCGCAGACCTTCAGACATTCTCCGCATTTTGTGCAGTTTTTCCAATCGATGGCATATTTGTCGGGAAAGGTCGGGACATAATAGATTGCCTTTCTTTTTTTGCCTTCATCGTTTATTTCAATCGGACAGACTTCAGTGCATTTCCCGCAGTTCGTACATTCTATGACACCGCGTGAATGAGTTTGAAGGATTATTTTATATGAGCCGACAGAGCCTTTTATCTCTTTTACTTCCGTGTTGAAGAAAAGATTGATGTTTTTCCCGGAGATCAATTTTCCGATCTGGGGCATTAATGTGTGGCTGTACGGAGTTCCCTCAGGGTAGAGGCGGTCCAGTTTTGCCACGGTGCCTCCTAAAAACGGCGCCTTTTCAATCAGTGTGGCGTTAAGTCCGTTTTCTGAAAGACGGGAAGCGACTTCTATCCCTGCAATACCACCGCCGATTATCAAGGCGTTCTTGTTCTCTATTTTGAATACCTTTCTCTTTATCGGGGTGAGGGCTTTCATCTTTTCGACCGCCGCAGCGATTAAATCTTTTGCTTTATCCATAGAATGGCCCATCAGGACGATATGTTCGTGGAGATTCACGAATTCCGCGTTGACGTCGGGAAAGAGTCCTTCCATCAAGCTGGGACTGCATCCGGCGATCACGACTTTTTCGTCGGGGGATATCGCCGCTTTTCTTTTACAGAGATCTGTGTGCATTTCGAGATTGATATCAGGCCCGAGATCAAAATCAGGTAACTTTATTTTGTTGTTACACGTGCACACCAATACTCTCATTATTGACCTCCTATCTTTTCAAGCAATAGATTAGGACGCACGCGGTTGAATCGTATCCCGACTGCATTTTTATCAAGACCGAAACTGAGGCCGAGCAGTTGAGGATAATAGAGTACGGGCAGATTGTATTGTTTATTAAATTTCTCTTCAGCCTTGCGCTGGTTGTCTTCATACATCACTGTACAGAACGGGCAGATTGAGATCAGTGCATCAGCTTCGTTGCTCTCGGCGATATTCAGTTTATGGTTTGCCATCGTTACGG
This genomic window contains:
- a CDS encoding hydrogenase iron-sulfur subunit, with amino-acid sequence MRVLVCTCNNKIKLPDFDLGPDINLEMHTDLCKRKAAISPDEKVVIAGCSPSLMEGLFPDVNAEFVNLHEHIVLMGHSMDKAKDLIAAAVEKMKALTPIKRKVFKIENKNALIIGGGIAGIEVASRLSENGLNATLIEKAPFLGGTVAKLDRLYPEGTPYSHTLMPQIGKLISGKNINLFFNTEVKEIKGSVGSYKIILQTHSRGVIECTNCGKCTEVCPIEINDEGKKRKAIYYVPTFPDKYAIDWKNCTKCGECLKVCEGKIELENKISEKEITAGAVVVATGLNYYDACNVEEYGYGRYPGVMTTLEFERAVTSEELKPEKVVIVYCVGSRDSKHLPYCSKICCFLGLKEAKLITDRLPQTQVYVAAMDMRSSGTFEYLYNKLRERGVTFIKGKPSEILQRNGKLVVRSEDLYTNELLEIEADAVVLSTGFTPDKETFEKLGIKLNGDFPILFENSSLGNTDLPRGIFTAGSATFPAAVRDTLIDARKAAFSVLSLLKQDKIETLQPVARVDEDLCSVCRMCIGTCAYNAISIVDDKIKINEELCMGCGVCTITCPSYASQLETFNPEAFSRQIKSLVKEGDILALLCRWSAYNATDKAAYDKFSYPENVKIIRVPCSGAVDPSHVMDALDKGAKGVLIGGCYPDACHYAKGNFRAKAREQVLKMNLESMGFDKNVVRLEWIGKDEANKFVEIVKEMNK